One window from the genome of Hyalangium minutum encodes:
- a CDS encoding Sir2 family NAD-dependent protein deacetylase codes for MPVANPAAHELHDRGLALLRSNREREAVSCLREAVVLSPGHAVAHYHLGIAHRLLGELEEARAELRTALERDPTLAPACAQLGGLALVSGGLEEALTWFSRALTLKPGHRVSRYQMGIALRFAGYRQEAIAFLRASLEPGPGALPPLLEHRVHGQLTDALSDLAPGPRPLPQCAAPLLTELIDVEAPAAEDAPPLEGSGERSRIVTPLEAAQVLSEARSVLALTGSGISVGSGLATRKELWQRWDRDAAVSVFRFREDPGVLWKVIADFLGTGPHAPAPGHLALAECPNLIGIVTQNVDGLHQAAHRTVHGEQVPMPSVIELHGTLLETRCHTCHSRTGRAATSFLEAPRAHPPLCESCGGPLRPDVVLFGERVSSERMLEAIQLVQRCDVLLVVGTAMDVAPAADLPRVARARGAVVIELKRTPSLLSRSLDTLLVPGEADVVLPALMSALRGDNASKRTPPSHE; via the coding sequence ATGCCTGTCGCGAACCCTGCCGCACACGAACTCCATGACCGGGGCCTGGCGTTGCTCCGATCAAACCGCGAGCGCGAGGCCGTATCATGCCTGCGTGAGGCGGTGGTGCTCTCGCCGGGTCATGCGGTCGCGCACTACCACCTCGGCATCGCCCACCGCCTCCTGGGGGAGCTCGAGGAGGCACGAGCCGAGCTGCGAACCGCGCTGGAGAGGGATCCCACGCTGGCTCCAGCCTGTGCGCAGCTGGGAGGACTTGCGCTCGTCTCGGGTGGACTCGAGGAGGCGCTCACGTGGTTTTCTCGGGCACTCACCCTCAAGCCTGGTCACCGCGTGTCGCGCTACCAGATGGGCATCGCACTGCGGTTCGCCGGATATCGGCAGGAGGCCATCGCGTTCCTGCGGGCAAGCCTCGAGCCAGGACCGGGAGCGCTTCCTCCGCTCCTGGAGCACCGGGTGCACGGACAGCTCACGGATGCCTTGAGCGACCTGGCCCCGGGACCGAGACCGTTGCCCCAGTGCGCCGCGCCCCTGCTGACGGAGTTGATCGATGTCGAGGCACCTGCCGCCGAGGATGCTCCGCCCTTGGAGGGCTCAGGGGAGCGGTCGCGGATCGTGACGCCTCTCGAGGCCGCGCAGGTGCTCTCCGAGGCTCGGTCCGTGCTGGCGCTGACGGGTTCGGGGATCTCGGTCGGTAGTGGCCTGGCCACACGCAAGGAGCTGTGGCAACGCTGGGACCGTGACGCGGCGGTGTCCGTGTTCAGGTTTCGCGAGGACCCTGGCGTGCTCTGGAAGGTGATTGCTGACTTCCTGGGCACGGGACCTCACGCTCCTGCCCCGGGACATCTCGCGCTGGCGGAGTGTCCGAACCTGATCGGCATCGTCACGCAGAACGTGGATGGGCTCCACCAAGCGGCGCACCGCACGGTGCACGGAGAGCAGGTACCGATGCCCTCGGTCATCGAGCTGCATGGCACACTGCTCGAGACCCGGTGCCATACCTGCCACTCCCGAACCGGCCGGGCCGCCACCTCCTTCCTGGAAGCCCCTCGGGCACATCCGCCCCTCTGTGAGAGCTGCGGCGGCCCGCTGCGGCCGGACGTCGTCCTTTTCGGGGAGAGGGTCTCTTCGGAGCGGATGCTCGAGGCCATCCAGCTCGTTCAGCGATGCGATGTGCTCCTGGTGGTTGGCACGGCCATGGATGTGGCTCCCGCGGCGGACCTTCCTCGGGTCGCTCGCGCGAGAGGGGCGGTTGTGATCGAGCTCAAGCGGACGCCCTCACTTCTGTCACGGAGCCTCGACACGCTGCTCGTGCCGGGAGAGGCGGACGTGGTGCTGCCCGCCCTGATGAGCGCTCTACGCGGTGATAACGCCTCGAAACGCACGCCTCCATCCCACGAGTAG
- a CDS encoding VOC family protein: MTILTATPYLILNGAAARAIPFYEQALGAKTTAMQRFGDVNQSCPEAQKHLVMHAELRVGEARVMMSDGPGEGALPVGGAVSIALNFSDAAQLRRSFDALAAQGKVIQPVIDAPWGDVFGVVSDQFGVNWMVTAPIPKS; the protein is encoded by the coding sequence ATGACGATCCTGACTGCGACTCCCTACCTCATCCTCAACGGCGCCGCCGCGCGCGCCATCCCCTTCTATGAGCAGGCGCTGGGAGCCAAGACCACGGCGATGCAGCGCTTCGGCGACGTGAACCAGAGCTGTCCCGAGGCACAGAAGCACCTGGTGATGCACGCGGAGCTCCGCGTGGGAGAAGCCCGGGTGATGATGAGCGATGGCCCGGGCGAAGGCGCTCTGCCGGTGGGCGGCGCCGTGAGTATCGCGCTGAACTTCAGTGATGCCGCCCAGCTTCGGCGCTCCTTCGATGCGCTCGCCGCCCAGGGCAAGGTCATCCAGCCGGTCATCGATGCGCCTTGGGGTGACGTGTTCGGCGTGGTCAGCGATCAGTTCGGCGTGAACTGGATGGTGACCGCACCGATTCCCAAGAGCTGA
- a CDS encoding ATP-dependent helicase HrpA, with protein MEKRPRVDWAELLSRTFDFEVFACVRCGGRRRVLAYVNEAGGVRAILEHLGLPTAGVRLAPAREPPQAAGC; from the coding sequence ATGGAGAAGAGGCCGCGAGTAGACTGGGCCGAGTTGCTCAGCAGGACGTTCGACTTCGAGGTGTTCGCCTGCGTGAGGTGTGGAGGTAGACGGCGAGTGCTGGCGTACGTGAACGAGGCGGGAGGAGTGCGAGCGATTCTGGAGCACCTGGGCCTGCCCACGGCAGGTGTGAGGCTGGCCCCAGCGCGCGAGCCCCCTCAGGCCGCGGGGTGTTGA
- a CDS encoding sensor histidine kinase, with protein MAQKEKTPQPERSHTDESLRSEREHSDREYSKTQSATEEASDASVQTARGMADQLSQEARDIADVKLARSKASPEARESVDRERAHEDAALQGEREASDAEMEAERVEGKRALAALLCLERKETDTRLLLERARSDEGLATRDDFLGMVSHDARTLLAGIALQATLLKRNVAEDEAGRRTVQGLEKIERFTARLNRLLGDLMDVASIEAGKLLVVPVLQDATALVRESAEAFHPLATAQGLSLSVEIRGKDLKAKFDHERVLQVLANLLSNAIKFTKPGGRISIRLESLGHEVHCSVTDTGAGIPSHQLDAVFERFWQAQSRDRRGMGLGLYISKCIVEAHGGRIWAESQPGVGSTFTFTLQGAPTESR; from the coding sequence ATGGCGCAGAAAGAAAAAACTCCGCAACCTGAGCGGTCCCACACGGACGAAAGCCTGCGCTCGGAGCGGGAGCACTCCGACCGTGAATACAGTAAGACGCAGAGTGCGACTGAAGAAGCGTCAGACGCCTCTGTCCAGACGGCCCGGGGAATGGCTGATCAGCTTTCCCAAGAGGCCCGCGACATCGCGGATGTGAAGCTGGCGCGGAGCAAGGCGTCCCCAGAAGCACGTGAGAGCGTTGACCGAGAGCGGGCACACGAGGATGCAGCCTTGCAGGGGGAGCGTGAGGCTTCTGACGCGGAAATGGAGGCCGAGCGCGTGGAGGGCAAGCGCGCGTTGGCTGCCCTCCTCTGCCTGGAACGAAAGGAAACGGATACGCGCCTCCTCTTGGAGCGGGCGCGCTCCGATGAAGGGCTTGCGACGCGGGATGATTTCCTGGGGATGGTCAGCCACGACGCGCGCACGCTTCTTGCGGGGATCGCTTTGCAGGCGACCCTTCTCAAGCGGAACGTCGCTGAAGATGAGGCGGGCAGGAGGACCGTACAAGGCCTCGAGAAGATCGAGCGCTTCACGGCGCGGTTGAACCGGCTGCTCGGAGACTTGATGGATGTGGCCAGTATCGAGGCGGGCAAGCTCCTCGTCGTCCCAGTATTGCAGGATGCAACCGCGCTTGTGCGGGAGTCAGCCGAGGCGTTCCACCCTCTGGCCACTGCCCAGGGCCTCTCTCTCTCCGTGGAGATCCGCGGGAAGGATTTGAAGGCGAAATTTGACCATGAGCGTGTCCTTCAGGTCCTCGCCAACCTGTTGAGCAATGCCATCAAGTTTACCAAGCCAGGAGGCAGGATTTCGATCCGATTGGAGTCTTTGGGCCACGAGGTTCACTGCTCTGTAACGGACACCGGCGCGGGAATCCCGAGCCATCAACTCGACGCCGTATTCGAGCGTTTCTGGCAAGCCCAAAGCAGGGATCGGCGAGGGATGGGGCTCGGCCTCTACATCTCCAAGTGCATTGTGGAAGCTCACGGTGGGCGTATCTGGGCCGAGAGTCAGCCGGGCGTGGGCAGCACCTTCACGTTCACTCTTCAGGGTGCCCCTACCGAGTCGCGGTAG
- a CDS encoding sensor histidine kinase, producing MLPKLPRPKPERQQTDRSLYVERQKTDQEFGRREASIVKDADAGVREARGRADEALDEAREQADGTLEGGSSWEHLRALGQERTQQAAALHQERLTVDEKLLSERQERMQALVNLFLRERQQTDERLLTELGRADATLTARDDFMGMVFMQLPMPICLTRGSDHVFELANPSYLRLVGKRELAGQSIRRALPELEGQPFFELMDRVFASGEAFHGNEMPARLHMGEGELTEERFFNFVYQPLLGLDGKVDGIVTFAFEVTEQIRARQKLQEAERRARFLGEASALLGASLELTLTLNRLASLALPSLADFCVVDVADDERRITRAATAHIDAVKENLLRELDRRQPMTWDSSHPVPRVFRTGQSEFLPETTHEAIAARPQDAEHATLMRQLGVRSYMAVPMLARGRTIGVLSFGLTEPGRRYTTDDLLLAQELAERAAHAVDNARLYSEAQQAIRIRDEFLSIASHELRTPLTPIQLHLQSLTQDAREERTDKLDSSKLRRKLETLGRQVHRLKLLVYGLLDVSRLSGHDFKLEIERVDLLELISEVTARFRAEAEQTKTPLEVNVPASLIGEWDRIRVDQIMTNLVSNALKFGKGKPVTVSATSDGESALIQVRDLGIGIAPEDQERIFQRFERAVPTRHFGGFGLGLWIVRQIVEALGGTICVESELGRGATFTVELPLQARRAR from the coding sequence ATGCTGCCCAAGCTCCCAAGACCCAAGCCGGAACGCCAACAGACCGACCGAAGCCTGTACGTCGAGCGTCAAAAGACCGACCAGGAGTTTGGCAGGCGGGAGGCGTCCATCGTGAAGGACGCGGATGCAGGCGTCCGGGAGGCTCGTGGGCGTGCCGACGAAGCGCTCGACGAGGCGCGGGAGCAGGCGGACGGAACGCTGGAGGGGGGTTCTTCGTGGGAACACCTTCGAGCGCTCGGGCAGGAGCGTACCCAGCAGGCTGCCGCCCTTCATCAGGAGCGGCTCACCGTCGATGAGAAGTTGCTCAGCGAGCGTCAAGAACGGATGCAGGCGCTGGTGAATCTCTTTCTGCGTGAGCGTCAGCAGACGGACGAACGGCTACTGACTGAACTCGGACGTGCCGATGCCACCCTGACGGCAAGGGATGACTTCATGGGAATGGTCTTCATGCAGCTGCCCATGCCCATCTGCCTGACGCGGGGGAGCGACCATGTCTTTGAGCTGGCCAATCCTTCGTACCTGCGGCTGGTGGGCAAGAGGGAGCTGGCGGGCCAGAGCATTCGCAGGGCGCTCCCTGAGCTGGAAGGACAGCCATTCTTCGAGCTGATGGACCGCGTCTTCGCCTCAGGAGAGGCCTTTCACGGAAACGAGATGCCCGCTCGGCTCCATATGGGTGAAGGCGAGCTGACGGAGGAGCGCTTCTTCAACTTCGTCTACCAGCCGCTTCTCGGGCTCGACGGAAAGGTGGATGGCATCGTCACCTTCGCGTTCGAGGTGACAGAGCAGATTCGGGCGAGACAGAAACTACAGGAGGCCGAACGCCGTGCGCGATTCCTGGGGGAGGCCAGTGCGTTGCTGGGTGCCTCGCTGGAGCTCACCCTCACGCTCAACCGCCTGGCAAGCCTGGCGCTCCCGAGTCTCGCGGACTTCTGTGTCGTGGACGTGGCCGATGACGAACGACGGATCACTCGCGCAGCGACTGCTCATATTGACGCGGTCAAGGAGAACCTCCTGCGGGAGCTGGACCGTCGTCAGCCCATGACGTGGGACTCGTCACACCCCGTCCCTCGGGTCTTTCGCACAGGGCAGTCCGAGTTCCTGCCTGAGACGACTCACGAGGCAATTGCCGCACGACCCCAGGATGCGGAGCACGCCACGCTCATGCGGCAGCTCGGTGTCCGCTCGTACATGGCGGTGCCCATGCTCGCACGAGGAAGGACCATTGGAGTGCTCAGCTTTGGATTGACGGAGCCGGGGCGGAGGTACACGACTGATGATCTGCTTCTTGCCCAGGAGCTTGCCGAGCGGGCCGCCCATGCGGTGGACAATGCCCGGCTCTACAGCGAGGCGCAGCAGGCCATCCGCATTCGGGATGAGTTTCTCTCCATTGCCAGTCACGAACTGAGGACGCCGCTGACTCCCATCCAGCTTCACCTTCAGAGCCTGACCCAGGACGCACGCGAGGAGCGGACGGACAAGTTGGACTCCTCGAAGCTGAGGCGGAAGCTCGAGACCCTTGGCCGACAGGTCCACCGGCTCAAGTTGCTTGTCTATGGCTTGCTCGATGTTTCCCGGCTCAGTGGCCATGACTTCAAACTGGAGATCGAGCGGGTGGACCTCTTGGAGCTCATCTCCGAGGTGACAGCACGATTCCGAGCCGAAGCGGAGCAGACGAAGACACCGCTGGAGGTGAATGTGCCCGCCTCGCTGATAGGGGAGTGGGACAGAATTCGCGTGGATCAGATCATGACGAACCTGGTCAGCAATGCCCTGAAGTTCGGCAAAGGGAAGCCGGTGACGGTCTCCGCCACGAGCGACGGCGAGTCGGCCCTCATCCAGGTTCGGGACCTGGGGATCGGCATCGCCCCGGAGGACCAGGAGCGCATCTTTCAGCGCTTCGAGCGGGCGGTGCCCACCCGCCATTTCGGAGGCTTTGGGCTCGGGCTGTGGATCGTGCGTCAGATTGTGGAAGCCCTCGGGGGCACCATCTGCGTGGAGAGCGAGCTGGGGAGGGGCGCCACGTTTACCGTCGAACTTCCGCTTCAGGCGAGGAGGGCCCGTTGA
- a CDS encoding RICIN domain-containing protein, producing MHSPKWLLLAALAFACVASAASPVPTYQTQTLEGWTVRIDDRLLTAANKPVTDKALVILAAQLKEIVRIVPAGPVAQLRKVTLWLSPPYPNEEPVARYHAAEDWMIQNGRTRAMVKSIEFSNVFIFEKESKRMPLFVLHELSHAYHDQVLGEHAGLAAAYARAVASKSYDCVERWRGPGVPNTFQRAYAMNDEWEFFAENSEALFGRNDFYPFTHEELGKHDPGMLALLQQVWQVPTPTTPTPPTTPTPPPVSAAFDARCYYRLTTQAQGDGMSLDIFYDGKANNVPILAKTRNVWGQMWKLTPEANGFYRLTTQWRGTSLSLANTAGNRPLLVNSAAVPEQRWKLTPEANGTYRLTTQAQGDGMSLEIVNDGKANNIPILAKTGNVSGQLWKVTPQ from the coding sequence ATGCACTCTCCCAAATGGCTCCTCCTGGCCGCCCTGGCATTCGCTTGCGTCGCCTCCGCGGCCAGCCCCGTTCCCACCTACCAGACCCAGACCCTCGAGGGCTGGACGGTTCGCATCGATGACCGCCTGCTGACAGCGGCGAACAAGCCCGTGACGGACAAGGCCCTGGTGATCCTGGCGGCGCAGCTCAAGGAGATCGTCCGGATCGTCCCTGCGGGCCCCGTGGCTCAGCTCCGCAAGGTGACGCTGTGGCTGTCGCCGCCCTATCCCAACGAGGAGCCGGTGGCTCGGTACCATGCTGCCGAGGACTGGATGATCCAGAATGGTCGCACCCGGGCGATGGTGAAGAGCATCGAGTTCTCGAACGTCTTCATCTTCGAGAAGGAATCCAAGCGGATGCCCCTGTTCGTGCTCCACGAGCTCAGCCACGCCTATCACGACCAGGTGCTCGGCGAGCACGCCGGCCTCGCGGCTGCCTATGCGCGCGCGGTTGCAAGCAAGAGCTACGACTGCGTGGAGCGCTGGCGTGGGCCCGGGGTGCCCAACACGTTCCAGCGTGCCTATGCCATGAACGACGAGTGGGAGTTCTTCGCGGAGAACTCGGAGGCGCTCTTCGGCCGCAACGACTTCTATCCCTTCACACATGAAGAGCTGGGCAAGCACGACCCGGGCATGCTCGCGCTGCTCCAGCAGGTGTGGCAGGTGCCCACGCCCACGACACCCACCCCGCCCACGACACCCACCCCGCCGCCGGTGTCCGCCGCCTTCGATGCCCGCTGCTACTACCGGCTGACGACCCAGGCGCAGGGCGATGGCATGTCGCTGGACATCTTCTATGACGGCAAGGCCAACAACGTGCCCATCCTCGCCAAGACACGCAATGTCTGGGGACAGATGTGGAAGCTGACTCCGGAGGCCAACGGCTTCTACCGACTGACGACCCAGTGGCGTGGGACCAGCCTGTCCCTGGCCAACACCGCCGGCAATCGCCCCCTCCTCGTCAACTCGGCGGCTGTTCCGGAGCAGCGATGGAAGCTGACTCCGGAGGCCAACGGCACCTACCGGCTGACGACCCAGGCGCAGGGCGATGGCATGTCGCTGGAAATCGTCAATGACGGCAAGGCCAACAACATCCCCATCCTCGCCAAGACAGGCAATGTCTCGGGGCAGCTGTGGAAGGTGACCCCCCAGTGA
- a CDS encoding ArsR/SmtB family transcription factor, with protein sequence MESAFDIIAEPNRRAILSLLASSERSVGEIEQQLQMPQPSVSKHLRVLREAGFVEARVDAQRRVYRIRPEPLMEVDAWLVPFRRFWSAHVDALERHLDRMDQLPPKKGKKR encoded by the coding sequence GTGGAATCTGCCTTCGACATCATCGCCGAGCCAAACCGCCGGGCGATCCTGAGCCTGCTGGCCTCCTCGGAGAGGTCCGTGGGGGAGATTGAACAGCAGCTCCAGATGCCCCAGCCGTCGGTCTCCAAGCACCTGCGCGTGTTGCGCGAGGCGGGCTTCGTCGAGGCGCGCGTCGACGCGCAGCGCCGCGTCTACCGGATCCGGCCCGAGCCCCTCATGGAGGTGGACGCCTGGCTGGTTCCCTTCCGGCGCTTCTGGTCCGCCCACGTCGATGCACTCGAACGCCACCTGGATCGCATGGATCAGTTGCCGCCCAAGAAAGGGAAGAAGCGATGA